Part of the Janibacter endophyticus genome is shown below.
CCTCCATGCGGTTCGCCGACTCGCGCGAGTCGAAGTCGGGCAGGTCGAGCAGCACGAGCCCGTCCAGGTCGCCAGATCCCGCGACGCTGTGGCGGGCACCGACACCCAGCCAGTCGAGCAGCTCTCCGACCGGCTCGTCGCCCCAGACGCCCGCTGTCGGCGTCGAGGTCGTCGGGCGGCGCATGCCCGCCTGGGCCACCTCGGCCCCGACGAGGGCGTTGAAGAGCGAGGACTTGCCCGAGCCGGTGGCTCCGGCGAGGGCGACGACGGTGTGGCCACCCACGAGCCGGGTCCGCTCGTCGACCTTGTCGACGGTCTCCCGGGCGCGGGCGGAGGCCGCCGGGTCGAGGAGGGATCCCCCTTCGTCCACGGCGTCACGCAGGCCAGCCGACCGGCCACGCAGCTCCTCGACCGGGAGCGCCGTGACCTTGGCCTGACCCTTGAAGATCGGTGTCATAGGGCGGTCCCCACGGCCTGGGCCGCCTCGGTGAGTCGGCGGATCTGACCGTCGCTGATGCTCTTGCCGCCGAGGGCGGCCTCGTAGCGCTCACGCTCGTCGGCGTAGATGTCACGGACCCGCTCGAGCAGCAGCGTGCGGGCCTGCGCCGACATCTCCCGGACGGCCTGGTCGCCGAAGATCGCCTCGAGGACCTTCTGGGCGAGGGCGGTCGTGCCGCCGGCGATGGCCACCTCGGGGGCGACGAGCACGCCGCCGGTGTGGGCGAAGGAGACGAGCATGAGGAAGAGACCGATGCCGTTGACGCCGTAGGCGGCGATCCGGGCGTTGGTGCGCCGGTTGCCCCCCTCGGCGCGGACGATGTCCAGGACGTCGCTCTGCCAGTCGCGCACCGTCCGCTCGATGGTCGCCTGGAGGTCGCTCGAGGAGCGGGTGAGCGCCGGGTGCGCGTCGAGGAGCGCCGGGCCCGCCTCGGCGGCGCGCCACTGCCGGGCGACGGTCGCGGCGGCGGCGTCGGCCTCGGCCTGGACGAGCGCGGCGACGCCGTCGTGCAGCGCCTCGTCGAGCGGCTTCGACGGCGGGGGTGCGCCCTTGACCGCGGAGGTGATGCGGTCGCGGACCTTGGAGACGCCGGACTCGACCTTGCGGAAGAACTCGCCCGTCCCGACGAACTCCTGCCAGCGGGCCAGCACCTCGCCGCGCAGCAGCTGGCCGTCGCTCATGCCGTCCTTGACCTGCTGCTCGGCCTTGTCGTAGGCGGCGAAGGCGGCACCCTTGAGGTCGAAGACCTGATGCTGCTGCGTCTCCATCGCGCTCACGAGCTCGGCGGAGCGCTCGTCGAGGGAGCGCAGGGCGCCGCTGAGGGTCTGCCGGATGACGATGCCGCGAGCGCGCTGGTCGCCGGCGAGCGCACCGAGCCAGGAGCGCAGGCGGGCGATGTCGGCCTCCGGGATGAGGCCGCGCTCGTCGAGGTCGGTCTCGGGGACGGTGAAGACCGGCGAGGTCTCCAGGCCCTGCTCGCGCAGCATGTCGACGAGGTGACCCCGGACGTCCTGGACGGCGTCTCGGTCGACCCGGTCGAGCACGATCGCCACGGCGGTCCCCCGGTCGGAGGCCTGCCGCAGGAGCTCCCACGGGACGGCGTCCGCGTAGCGGGCGGCCGTCGTCACGAAGAGCCACAGGTCGGCCGCCTGGAGCAGCTGGTTGGCCAGGCCACGGTTCGCAGCGACGACCGAGTCGATGTCGGGGGCGTCCAGGAGAGCCATGCCCGAGGGCAGCTCGTCGGAGGCGACGAGGCGCACGGTCCCGGGCTGAGGCTCCGCGTCGGTCGCGCCGGTGACCCGGGCGAGCGAAGGGAGGACCCGGCTGTCCCGGAACCACCGGGAGTCCTCGGGGTGGTGGATGAGGACCGGGCTCGTCGTCGTGGGACGCAGGACACCGGTCGTGCTCACCTCACGGCGCAGCACCGAGTTGACGAGGGTCGACTTGCCGGCACCGGTCGAGCCGCCCACGACCGCGAGCAGCGGCGCGTCGATGGAGGCGAGGCGCGGGATGACGTAGTCGTCGAGCTGCCGGAGCAGGGCGTCGCGGTTGGCGCGGGCGTCCGCGGTGGAGGGCAGGTCGAGGGGGAGCTCGGCGCGCTCGACCTCGTCGCGCAAGACGCTGACGCGGGCGAGGAGATCCGGGGCGCCGACATCGGCGGCGACGGACGAGGCTGGCATGTGTCAAACCTAACTCAGGCATGGCTGAGTTCCGGACTACTCAGCGCCCCCGGCAGGACTCGAACCTGCGACCTAGAGATTAGAAGGCTCTTGCTCTGTCCAGCTGAGCTACGGGGGCATGCGGGTGTCCAAACCCGCGCAGGTCAGTGTACGAATGTGACCGACCTGACATGATGCGGGCCATGGTTGTCCGGGTCGAGCTCGCCGAGGCGGTGATCGTCGACGACCCCTCCTTCCGTGCCCTGCTCGACGACACCGAGCTCGCCCGCGCCGACCGCAAGCGCGTGCCCACCCCCTTCATCGGCGCGCACGCACTCGTCCGCACCGTCCTCGGCGCACGCCTCGGCGTCCCCCCGCAGGACCTGCGCTTCCGCCGGCTCTGCCCGACCTGCGGCTCGAGGCAGCACGGCAAGCCGACGGTGAGCGACCACGGCGGCGTCGCCTTCTCGCTGTCGTACACGGACAGCCTCGCCGTCGTCGCGGTCACCGACGGGGTCGAGGTCGGGGTCGACGTCGAGCACGTCTCGGAGGCCGACTTCGGGGGGTTCGCCCGGGTGACCCTGGCACCGGACGAGGTCGATGCCTTCGACGACCTGCACGGCCCCGACCTGCTGCGCGCCCGGGCCCAGGTCTGGTCGCGCAAGGAGGCCATCCTCAAGGCGACGGGGCACGGCCTCGTCGTCGACCCGACCGAGGTCGTCGTCTCCCCGCCCGCGGAGGAGCCCCGCCTCGTCGCCTGGCGCGCCTCGGAAGCCGCTCCGGACGTCGTCGCGCTGCACGACGCACCGCTGGGCTCGGTGGAGCACCGGGCCGCCGTCGCGGTCCTCGCCGACGGGCCGATCGAGATCGTCCCGGTGAGCGGCTGACCGTCAGCGGATCGACATCCCGGCGAACTCTCGCCGGCGTGCGGTCATCGAGTCCAGCAGCACGCGCTCCCGCGCGATCGCCTCGGCGTCCACCCGGTGGTTGTGCATGCGGGCCCGCAGCAGCGCCAGCTCCGAGGCGGTGTCCTGGAAGGCGCGCATCGATCCCAGGCTTGCCGCTCCCCCGTTGAGCTTGGCCCAGGAGCGTGCCTCCCGACGCTGCCGCATCGAGGCGAGCATCGTCACCTCGCCCGGCGCCAGCCAGCCCGTCGTGACATAGGGCTGGAGGAAGTGACCGATGATCCGGCCCTCACGGCTGCGCGTCCACACGATGAAGACGACGAAGGTCACGAGGACGAGGAACCCGATCGCGTAGCCGATGAGGAAGCCGACCGGTCCGCTGACCGCCGAGAGGTTCCACAGACCGTGCAGGAGGACGGCCGCGCACCAGCCGGCGAAGGGGGCGACGACCTTGACCGCCGCGCTGCGGGTCGAGGCGGCCACGCCGACCCCGATGCCGATCATCGCCGTGAACATCGGGTGGCAGAAGGGCGACATGAGCCCCCGCAGCACGAAGGTGGCGGCCAGCCCCTCGCGACCCATGTCGGTGAAGGCCTGGGCGAGATAGAGGATGTTCTCGGTGAAGGCGAAGCCGGCCCCGCAGATGCCGGCGTACGTGATGCCGTCGGCCAGCCCGTTGAAGTGCTTGCGCCGGAAGAAGAACATCACGAGGAGGAAGAGCCCCTTGAAGGTCTCCTCCACCACCGGGGCGACGAGCACGGGGGTGATCGCCGCGGCGTCCGGGTCGGCGGAGGCGACGACGACCGAGGCCGCCGTGTTGAAGATCAACGACGGGAGCGTGGCCGCGAGCGCGCCCCAGAGGAAAGCGAGCAGCAGGTAGCTCCACGGCTCCGCCTCGAACCGGTCGAGCCAGAGGAAGATCGGGATGACGATGCCGACGGGGATGATCGCGAAGACGAGACCGAGCAGGGTCGCCATGACGCCGAAGCTCAGCGAGAAGTAGGCCGCGAAGATCAGCGCGATGACCGCGAAGGCGGTCGTCACGAGACCCCCGACGACCCAGCGGCGCACCTGCGGCCGCGGTGTCGGGTTGGGCTGCGCCTGGGCCGGC
Proteins encoded:
- a CDS encoding dynamin family protein, which encodes MPASSVAADVGAPDLLARVSVLRDEVERAELPLDLPSTADARANRDALLRQLDDYVIPRLASIDAPLLAVVGGSTGAGKSTLVNSVLRREVSTTGVLRPTTTSPVLIHHPEDSRWFRDSRVLPSLARVTGATDAEPQPGTVRLVASDELPSGMALLDAPDIDSVVAANRGLANQLLQAADLWLFVTTAARYADAVPWELLRQASDRGTAVAIVLDRVDRDAVQDVRGHLVDMLREQGLETSPVFTVPETDLDERGLIPEADIARLRSWLGALAGDQRARGIVIRQTLSGALRSLDERSAELVSAMETQQHQVFDLKGAAFAAYDKAEQQVKDGMSDGQLLRGEVLARWQEFVGTGEFFRKVESGVSKVRDRITSAVKGAPPPSKPLDEALHDGVAALVQAEADAAAATVARQWRAAEAGPALLDAHPALTRSSSDLQATIERTVRDWQSDVLDIVRAEGGNRRTNARIAAYGVNGIGLFLMLVSFAHTGGVLVAPEVAIAGGTTALAQKVLEAIFGDQAVREMSAQARTLLLERVRDIYADERERYEAALGGKSISDGQIRRLTEAAQAVGTAL
- a CDS encoding 4'-phosphopantetheinyl transferase family protein, with amino-acid sequence MVVRVELAEAVIVDDPSFRALLDDTELARADRKRVPTPFIGAHALVRTVLGARLGVPPQDLRFRRLCPTCGSRQHGKPTVSDHGGVAFSLSYTDSLAVVAVTDGVEVGVDVEHVSEADFGGFARVTLAPDEVDAFDDLHGPDLLRARAQVWSRKEAILKATGHGLVVDPTEVVVSPPAEEPRLVAWRASEAAPDVVALHDAPLGSVEHRAAVAVLADGPIEIVPVSG
- a CDS encoding PrsW family intramembrane metalloprotease encodes the protein MSWPQPPPQGGSPHPHEGWDSPLREAYGYRPGGYDPPVQQLYDPRYVPAQAQPNPTPRPQVRRWVVGGLVTTAFAVIALIFAAYFSLSFGVMATLLGLVFAIIPVGIVIPIFLWLDRFEAEPWSYLLLAFLWGALAATLPSLIFNTAASVVVASADPDAAAITPVLVAPVVEETFKGLFLLVMFFFRRKHFNGLADGITYAGICGAGFAFTENILYLAQAFTDMGREGLAATFVLRGLMSPFCHPMFTAMIGIGVGVAASTRSAAVKVVAPFAGWCAAVLLHGLWNLSAVSGPVGFLIGYAIGFLVLVTFVVFIVWTRSREGRIIGHFLQPYVTTGWLAPGEVTMLASMRQRREARSWAKLNGGAASLGSMRAFQDTASELALLRARMHNHRVDAEAIARERVLLDSMTARRREFAGMSIR